The Pieris brassicae chromosome 3, ilPieBrab1.1, whole genome shotgun sequence genome contains the following window.
ATCTTACTTTTTGTCCAGTATACACCTCCTTAtatgatattaaacaaaattaatgttaccagccaataataaaactttttttaacttaaagcCAATTAAGGTACGGAGATAAATGAATAACCTTACCTAAGACTTAAGAATTAGGTCGTGATAAGTTGATTCAATACCATATATAAGTTTAACGATAATTATGGTCGTAGATcgctttttatttcatatgatGTCTATAATACATATAGCTTAGATAACTGTTGGCCacattttacacattttaattGAAGACTAATTATTAAGCGCATGGCGATATTATGATGATAAACATCTCAATcgtattttgaattaaatattcctACATAGTACATACTTCATATGAAAGCATTGCATTTTAtggcttaaaaataattctataactTTCTTCACATAATAGTtgacttttattattgttttagagctcaaaaagttttaatgaaaaacaaatatcacGTTAAAAGATAAAATGGTCGGAAACGAATCATATAACCTCAATGGCGACGCTCACATTGAAAACGGAGGAGATTTAAAACAAGATattgacaaaataaattcCATAAAATCAAGAAATAGTCATGAAATCGTAGCACGTTTTGTTATAGACGATTCGCCAGCTGGAGAAAGAGTAACATTCGAAGGATTAGATGATAATAGTATTTGTTCCGATGAGACTGATGAAAATAAATTGCCACCTATTCCTGACGGTGGTTGGGGCTGGGTGGTTGTATTCGCCGCCTTTTTAGTATCAGCGTGTGCTGATGGATTAGCTTACTCTTTCGGTATATTGCACGAAGAGTTTACTAATTACTTTGATGCATCACAATCAAAAACCTCTCTTATTGGAAgcttatttatatctataccTTTAATTTCCGGACCCATCATGAGTGCACTAGTTGATAGGTATGGTTGCAGAACGATGACTATGATTGCTGGGGTTCTATCTACATGTGGCTTCTTACTGTCTGCATTAAGCGATTCTATTGAAATGCTTTGTTTAACCTTGGGCATACTCAGTGGATTAGCTATGGGAATATTATATGTGACATCAGTTGTATCCGTTGCTTTTTGGTTCGATAAGCGAAGAACTTTAGCCGTATCATTAGCTTCATGTGGCATCGGGTTTGGTACTTTAATGTATTCGCCCTTGACGAATTTTTTCATAGAATTATATGATTGGAGAAATACGTTGGTCCTACTGGCAGGTACTATACTAAATATGTGTGTTTGCGGTGCATTAATGAGAGACCCTGATTGGCTCATAGTTAAAGAAGCCAGGGAGAAAAAAGAATCAAAGACTAGATCTAGAAAGTCTTCTAGCGCTGGTTCTATTTCATCTAGATCAGTAGGAGGAGAATCAGCGTTTTTAAGCATAGATGAATTAAATGACCTATTAAAGAGTGGAAAAAGTCCTGAATATATTTTGGACACACTAACAACGACATTAGCTGAAGCCAAACAGTTGGCGGTAACAACACAGATGAATGCAGAACAATCCTGTAAAAGAACGCATTCTGACATACAATTGCCAACTTTTATTCAAAGACATGATaaggtaattaattttttccaGTAAAATCTTTTGAAACAGAttcaacaaaacattattaactGACTATAACATTTCAGATACCAACGGAAGTTATTGAACGGTTaatgacaaataaaaaactgtaCAGAATTATACTAGAAAACTATCCTCATTTAATAACTAGAAGACGATCAGAGGTAAATCTACATGTTGATATAGTCGACGGAAATAACGTGGACGAACCAGTACCAATGAAAGTGACCGTTATGGCGAAAAGACCGAAAGAAGAAGACAAATCTAAAATGACGAAAAAGAGTTCTGATGCACCAGATTCTAATAAACCAACAAGATCTCAAGATTACCCAAAAACTATTCCAAAGAGTGAAACGAAAACATCTGTTGTCgattataaaaaagataacaaCATAATGACTATTGAGAAAGGTAcacaagaaaaaatacacgccAATAAAGATCACCCTAAAACCCTACCGACTACCGCAAGCTGGATTTCCAGACAATTTTACACCGATCATCATTATCTCCGTGACATGCCACTTTATAGGAATACAATAATGCATCGTGGAGCCATGATGAATATACCAAGGTACAAGCTCAGAGCTTCATCGTTGCcagacatttataaaaattcaacaCGGTCTCTTAATTCGTATTATTCAGATGATGCACGGGTAAGTTGTCTGCATTGATTAAACTCAAGCCGTGAATAGTTAAAAAACCCGACAAAATGCATGAAATTCTAAAAACGCAGCTGGTGGGCtactattgttatttttgtctataatttattttaagctacACTTCAAGAGGTTCTGGGAGATGAcgtaatagtatttttaaactctGAACTGTTGCTTTCTCCAAAGATAATGATTAAGTCctagattttgtaaaatagtGCTAATGTTTAGCTCTCGTAAATATAGACTAGCGCCCAAAAATTTGTTTCTGacttttgtatgtaatttttatagaaatggtACCAGCGCTTAATGGATGGCctaaaatctatatttgaTATGAGTATGTTCATCGAATTTCACTTCATTATGTTCAACATTGGCTCTCTTCTATTATTTGTTTGGGCGATTATACCTTACTTCTTCCTGAAATCCTATATGACCTCTGTTAATATGGAAGGAGGAGCTCTGATGATAAGCGTCATTGGTATCGCCAGTGGATTTGGTATAGTGAGTACATTATTTTAGGATTTAACATGCTGATAAAGCTTGCGGCGAACCTCATTATGTTATTGATTAATCATAAACTAAGACTAAAaactaagtttaaaaaaatgtatacaatttttttatcactttGTTGAAATCTCTATTTAAAGTTACGGCTTAAGTGACAATTGTATTATACccttttcaaaatatttacaaagttttttaTCTTATCAAGGTATATTTAGATGAAGgcttattatattgttatcttACTAGGACTACATGAAACAatctaaatgaaataataattataatgctgTATTGACAACGACctcatttaaaaatcaatatttaattactattttaatctCTTAAATTCAAACTACACAGTTGCACTAAAttctaataacaatataacatCCTCGGATAGaagtaattacaatattaacatgtttttttttatatccacaagatataacatatatatgtcaATCTTGAACAAGTACCTAATAAAAAAGTTGTCTAAAGTGTAGATggatttttaatagtaaagaACCTAAGATaagtttcatatattattttatattaaaaatgaaggTGCTTTCTTGATAATAGAAAACTTTTCTAGGTGGGTCTGGGATGGGCCGGCGACCAACCTTGGATCAACGTAACGAAAGCTTACGCGATTTGTCTTATTATATGTGGGATTTCTGTTGGGGCCTATCCACTATTCATCACCAACTATTGGGGGCTTGTGGTGATTTCTACAATCTTCGGAGTGTCCTATGCAAGTTCTTACTCCTATACCCCGGCTATTCTTATGGAGCTGATGCCAATAGACTATTTTACTATTGCCTATGGGTTTATACTTTTAAGTCAGGGTGTCGGCCATTTGATGGGACCACCACTTGGAGGTAAGGGTCTTGTTAAAAGTAGCttaagtaaaaaatgtatataattaaaaaaagtctcTAAATGCCACAGGGATAGCGATTGCGTTGCCGGTATTTCACGTTCATGCTTAATAACGTGTCCAATATAGCAATACACCTCCGCATGCTCGCCGGACGCTCATTTTTCGTCTCCATTTCAGGTCTGTTATTTGACTTGACCGGAACCTGGGACGCTACATTCTACGGTGGAGGTGTTTGGCTTGTCATATCTGGTATCAGTATTGGTATAATACCATACACGAAGAACAGAAGGATATGGGGTAAAGGCCCTTTACTCAAGGACCTTGAAGATGCTCAAAGCACAAAGAACTCAgtgaatgtttaaataaagtattcaattgttttctttgtattatttatcctTTTTATTAAGTTGCAATCTCCTGAAATACTTTTAGTAAAAGGAGCAATTAGTTGGGAACATTAAAACACACTAATCTAGGTCAATATCGTCTCTGGCGCCTGTCAGCAGTAGGTATAATAAACTGTTAAATTGACGGTAATAACGTGAACAAATAAAGCCTCTCCCATATGATATGACGTCATATATTacgtgaatattttatataaatgtacttAATTTTATGGATATATAGTGAAATTTTAATGCTTCTTGAGCCGCTGTATATGCACacggatttaaataaattatgacgAAATACATGTGCgcatgtttgtttttattttacaattaataattagtatgGCCGGTACCTAGTTTCTCTGGTATATACGCAgtatatttacgagtacgttatcaaatgaaaatttatttaataatattggtaACTATGTACACTTACCCTAGTAGTGTCGCCTTATTCCTATTAGTAATTTATGTTTCTATTAGTCATTTAGGTATCAATAAAAGTGAAAAcatcgttttatttataatgtttaatactCGCTTAACATGAatgtcattatttaatttccgttCCTACAGTCGGTAcagttaaaagttttaatacagTCTATCCATTTACTACAGTCGGAATAGTTAGCTTAGCATGAGcgtcattatttaatttctgttCCTACAGTCGATACAGTTAAAAGTTCTAATACGGTTTATTCATTTACTACAGTTGGTACAGTTAGaagtattacaatattttatatagttaattattgATCAATAAAGTTAAACTTAATTGTAGCTCACTTCTTTGTTTCATGAACATCACAACAACACTAACTATGCAAAAAAtcagttttgtatcgcgcGGACATACAAGCTACTgttaagtataattaaaatgggtattaagaatatccagaGCACAAAATCACTTGCATATTGAGCATAGCCCACAAACAAACCTTCACGTTCATTATACAGGTATGTATAATGAACGTCACCATCACACGACACAGCCAAATTACGGATTACTTGTATTGAATGTattgaatcatttttatagtttCCGTTTGTAAATGTTCCcttatgtaaatgtttgaacctttttgtaaatattatatatttcatttttgactacatattttaagtgtaagtttttgttttatatatatatattttgttagctgtaggattatgatttaaataaatacagtatatCCAGTTAGTTATCAGTTACAGTCAAATTACTATAGTAATAAGACTGCCAAAAAGAAATACGGTGGTCCTTAACGAAAATCACGATTTATTACCAAGAGAAGgaatctaaatttacatttactaccagttcccaAATGAAGGGCATAGAAATGgcaagaatttattattatcaaaaaagaCACGAGGTCGATCTTCTTAATATAGTACTGTCGCGACGAATTAACCGCATGACTGCGTTATTGCTATTGTTGAGTAAATAATATGCTTATAAAATCATAGCTTGTATAAGTCACGCAACTCAGTACTTTTACCGCAAAAGTTGTGAGATCCATGTATCCATTTCGGTTAATTTATTGTTCCTAATAGAGGGACCTgtcttaagttattacgtaattcGCTAACTCAACAtcttatacttttttatataacagggtgtaaacgggcaggaggagcctcacaatgccagaggactcgCGCGTTGCTAGCCTTTTCAAAATTGGTACtctttttcttgaaggacactaggtcaaattggttcggaaatacttcagtgggcagctggttccacatgaTGCTGCACGGTAAAAActgctcagttgtggaacgacagacATCGAGGTGAAACGAGAGGAATTTCGAATTCTGCCTCGATGTCTGATTCGGTAAACTCATTCGAACAAATCCTCTTAATTCTCTCTATGATAATGCGGTATAAATACCTGCATGGCTAGCGTAAAGAGGATCCCCTGTGGTGTCGTTCGCATAGCAAtcaatgttgctaagttgaaACATAACTGTTGGAATATATTGATCATATCAATATTACAGaccttttatgttttaaataaatacttaaattattgacTTGGCCTTTGCTTGGGAAGACATTGTATCTAtaagtaatacatatattatttattgtcaaaAACTTGGTTACTCACGGTTCTATAGTTATCTACCACGAAAATAACCTGAGCTGCTTCGATAAAAGGATAGTACGGAAATGCCACTTTTCGATAGACTCTTTTTTTCGGTGGGGGAGCACTGCCGTGCCCTAGATAGTATAAggatcttttaaataaaataagtaacttTATACAACTTTATTAAGAAGAGACAACAATAAATGCAGTCAACAACCATAACAGAAGGGTTTTATTGGGAACTTCATATAGCTTTATATTTGGTTTCAATTCTTTCATTCGATCAACTATGTCAAGAGtttaacaatgttttatttatttggtgtCAAATAAGTGTGAAATCTTAGTTTTGCGTAATGGCTGGagacaatattaatgtttactAAAAATAGTTGACGCGGACGTTTAGATCTAACGCTCAGTACTTTGGCAAACTCATAGTAGAGCTACTTGAAAGCttattgtaatgaaaatataattgatcTTGAACACATACTTTTCTAATACTGAATTTACCATCATCAGTGCTTTATGCGATTCCCAATacatacttaataatttacattcagCAATTTCACAaattcgtaaataaataattactctgAAATCAGTGTTATTTTTAGTACAGTAAttgaaatagataaaattaatattgatagttTAGCAAATCGCATCATAATCTATGTTCTCCTTCATAACATaagctaataaataatttaattgatattcgGAAAAATAATccagtttatttacaaatctac
Protein-coding sequences here:
- the LOC123707411 gene encoding uncharacterized protein LOC123707411 isoform X2; amino-acid sequence: MVGNESYNLNGDAHIENGGDLKQDIDKINSIKSRNSHEIVARFVIDDSPAGERVTFEGLDDNSICSDETDENKLPPIPDGGWGWVVVFAAFLVSACADGLAYSFGILHEEFTNYFDASQSKTSLIGSLFISIPLISGPIMSALVDRYGCRTMTMIAGVLSTCGFLLSALSDSIEMLCLTLGILSGLAMGILYVTSVVSVAFWFDKRRTLAVSLASCGIGFGTLMYSPLTNFFIELYDWRNTLVLLAGTILNMCVCGALMRDPDWLIVKEAREKKESKTRSRKSSSAGSISSRSVGGESAFLSIDELNDLLKSGKSPEYILDTLTTTLAEAKQLAVTTQMNAEQSCKRTHSDIQLPTFIQRHDKIPTEVIERLMTNKKLYRIILENYPHLITRRRSEVNLHVDIVDGNNVDEPVPMKVTVMAKRPKEEDKSKMTKKSSDAPDSNKPTRSQDYPKTIPKSETKTSVVDYKKDNNIMTIEKGTQEKIHANKDHPKTLPTTASWISRQFYTDHHYLRDMPLYRNTIMHRGAMMNIPRNGTSA
- the LOC123707411 gene encoding monocarboxylate transporter 1-like isoform X1 is translated as MVGNESYNLNGDAHIENGGDLKQDIDKINSIKSRNSHEIVARFVIDDSPAGERVTFEGLDDNSICSDETDENKLPPIPDGGWGWVVVFAAFLVSACADGLAYSFGILHEEFTNYFDASQSKTSLIGSLFISIPLISGPIMSALVDRYGCRTMTMIAGVLSTCGFLLSALSDSIEMLCLTLGILSGLAMGILYVTSVVSVAFWFDKRRTLAVSLASCGIGFGTLMYSPLTNFFIELYDWRNTLVLLAGTILNMCVCGALMRDPDWLIVKEAREKKESKTRSRKSSSAGSISSRSVGGESAFLSIDELNDLLKSGKSPEYILDTLTTTLAEAKQLAVTTQMNAEQSCKRTHSDIQLPTFIQRHDKIPTEVIERLMTNKKLYRIILENYPHLITRRRSEVNLHVDIVDGNNVDEPVPMKVTVMAKRPKEEDKSKMTKKSSDAPDSNKPTRSQDYPKTIPKSETKTSVVDYKKDNNIMTIEKGTQEKIHANKDHPKTLPTTASWISRQFYTDHHYLRDMPLYRNTIMHRGAMMNIPRYKLRASSLPDIYKNSTRSLNSYYSDDARKWYQRLMDGLKSIFDMSMFIEFHFIMFNIGSLLLFVWAIIPYFFLKSYMTSVNMEGGALMISVIGIASGFGIVGLGWAGDQPWINVTKAYAICLIICGISVGAYPLFITNYWGLVVISTIFGVSYASSYSYTPAILMELMPIDYFTIAYGFILLSQGVGHLMGPPLGGLLFDLTGTWDATFYGGGVWLVISGISIGIIPYTKNRRIWGKGPLLKDLEDAQSTKNSVNV